The genomic stretch AAGTGAGCAGGTTCTTAAGAACCTGCTTTTCTGTTTATGGCATAAGATAGAGTGCTGCTTCCATAGATGATTGTTCGTCTATGGAAATAGCACTCCTTTCTTTATGGACCGGGTATTACGGAATCCCCCTTTTATCTCAGCAAATTTCATCAGCTGGTGTTTTTTTCTTCATCGTTATTACAACAGAGATCCTGATAGGCTGAAATGGTACTCAGTGTATCACCAAGCTGTGAAAATATGGAACTTATCAAAGCGATTTCATCAGCAGACCGTCCCTCGGCGATACGGCAGGCCATGGTAGATATAAGAATTACAAGTTCACAGGGTTGCATAAATATATCACCTCTGGATAGTATATGTGCCAGAGGGGCGGCAAGACAGAAAATATCTTACACTATTTTATAGATGTTAAAAGGTTCAAATAGTATCAGATAATTATCTTTTTGCAGTCCTTTTCCGTATATTGTCTGATAGCAGTGAATGGCATCAAGCAAAAACTCTTCCGTTACATCCAGATGTTCCGCAATTTCG from Lacrimispora sphenoides JCM 1415 encodes the following:
- a CDS encoding DUF6774 domain-containing protein gives rise to the protein MQPCELVILISTMACRIAEGRSADEIALISSIFSQLGDTLSTISAYQDLCCNNDEEKNTS